From Rhinatrema bivittatum chromosome 5, aRhiBiv1.1, whole genome shotgun sequence, the proteins below share one genomic window:
- the LOC115091454 gene encoding tachylectin-2-like: MAQSGTILFAVDSSNHCKIGLPPADYNDSFYDRCIDIGKLDNVSHVFFSPEAEMYAVRGSELYVGPLPSSHSEDWFQKEAKRVGKTDWNKFRIILFHPNGTLYASTKDGAFFKGPPPQNENVSWLYGQATRVGSSAWDYFYALFFDSDGLLYAVDNHGKLLRRSPPDHPDQWHDTSEVVGGYGWTSYCHFISFHPDRNLWCVGSNGKIFRGKSPSTIKGSWIDEAQCLGYGYQQYKIMAFTKDKTILSMLSLDFQVKEGRITSMERELLEEQTYENVSTVPMDSTFSFKKTIKTESSFTHEHGFTVTAGTELAIKASIPFVADGGTKITLNTSTTHTWKLNEVNSTETEFSKTSNFVVPSGKSIKQTAVIQRAQIDVPYCAKVRTRFGFETTILGIWNGASVFNLVVKQEDVTGK, encoded by the exons gaaccattctgtttgctgtggATTCTTCTAATCACTGTAAGATTGGCTTGCCTCCAGCAGATTACAACGATAGTTTTTATGATCGATGCATTGATATTGGGAAGCTAGACAACGTTAGCCATGTCTTCTTCAGCCCAGAAGCAGAGATGTACGCTGTGCGGGGATCCGAGCTGTACGTAGGACCTCTGCCGAGCAGCCATTCTGAGGACTGGTTCCAGAAGGAAGCCAAACGTGTGGGGAAAACTGATTGGAACAAGTTCCGTATCATCCTCTTCCATCCTAATGGCACACTCTATGCCTCCACAAAAGATGGCGCCTTCTTCAAAGGGCCCCCACCACAGAACGAGAACGTGTCCTGGCTTTATGGGCAGGCAACAAGAGTAGGAAGCAGTGCATGGGATTACTTCTATGCTCTGTTTTTTGACTCTGATGGTCTCCTGTATGCAGTTGATAATCACGGGAAGCTTCTGAGGAGGAGCCCTCCAGATCACCCAGATCAATGGCACGACACAAGTGAAGTCGTTGGCGGGTATGGGTGGACAAGCTATTGTCATTTCATCTCTTTCCACCCAGATAGAAATCTCTGGTGCGTGGGAAGCAATGGGAAGATATTCAGGGGCAAGTCTCCCTCCACAATTAAAGGCTCCTGGATTGATGAGGCCCAGTGTCTGGGTTACGGTTACCAGCAATATAAAATCATGGCTTTCACCAAAGATAAAACCATTCTCAGCATGCTGAGCCTGGACTTCCAGGTCAAGGAAGGAAGGATCACCTCAATGGAGAGGGAGCTTTTAGAGGAGCAAACCTATGAAAATGTCAGCACCGTTCCCATGGATTCCACCTTCTC ATTTAAGAAAACCATCAAAACTGAGAGCTCCTTTACTCATGAGCATGGATTCACGGTGACCGCTGGGACTGAACTAGCAATCAAAGCTTCCATCCCTTTCGTAGCTGATGGTGGCACCAAGATCACTCTGAATACAAGCACCACTCACACCTGGAAATTAAATGAAGTCAACTCAACTGAG ACCGAGTTCAGCAAGACCTCGAACTTTGTGGTGCCTTCTGGTAAATCGATTAAACAAACCGCCGTGATCCAGAGGGCGCAGATTGATGTGCCGTACTGTGCCAAGGTTCGCACGCGCTTTGGGTTTGAAACCACCATCTTGGGCATATGGAATGGGGCCTCTGTCTTCAACCTGGTTGTGAAGCAGGAAGATGTTACAGGGAAATAA